Proteins from a single region of Choristoneura fumiferana chromosome 27, NRCan_CFum_1, whole genome shotgun sequence:
- the LOC141443466 gene encoding chorion class CB protein M5H4-like, giving the protein MTFQIVVLCAAAFLVQSIAGQACGRISIPAPSCGNTVSVSNNGGSLIVTSVGPIAPAGIAVATDLALAGDLGLSGTLPFLSAVAFNGQFPTAGSAAVSYGCGDGNIAITQELGNPSGRNAASGSGLSVSQLATCGCGR; this is encoded by the exons ATGACTTTCCAAATCGTCGTCCTGTGCGCGGCTGCGTTCCTGGTTCAG TCCATCGCTGGCCAAGCTTGCGGTAGAATCAGCATCCCAGCACCCAGCTGCGGCAACACCGTCTCGGTGTCCAACAACGGCGGCTCCCTGATCGTGACCAGCGTGGGCCCCATCGCGCCCGCCGGCATCGCCGTCGCCACCGACCTGGCTCTGGCCGGAGACCTGGGCCTCAGCGGCACGCTGCCGTTCCTGAGCGCTGTGGCCTTCAACGGCCAGTTCCCGACCGCTGGCTCGGCCGCCGTCTCCTACGGCTGCGGAGACGGCAACATCGCCATCACCCAAGAGCTCGGCAACCCCAGCGGCAGAAACGCCGCCTCCGGGTCTGGTCTCAGCGTATCTCAACTCGCTACCTGCGGTTGTGGCCGTTAA